A portion of the Leptospira kobayashii genome contains these proteins:
- a CDS encoding ParA family protein, which produces MSGSNKEYSWEEAASFAKLSLEKFKEKAEGLKIPGWKTGKFKLGNLEKYFNGSDGEDFDSHIIAISNQKGGEGKTTISLYLAEALSQDHKVLLVDWDPQANATQLFLKEDAPSVMECLGYRGRKKISIKNIIYNISTNFDLVPSALELANLTTPYERDDFELLKEALLPIRSEYEYIIIDCPPSLGLILENALLSADFILVPIQTRAFSLQGIKDLHETITKIQKKANPRLKLLGAILNQYEGQKALSGLAEGIKKYFPVFETVIYRRESIPQAQAKMSLLSKIDNATLKNFKELASEVKGRIHVEKN; this is translated from the coding sequence ATGTCCGGTAGCAACAAAGAATATTCTTGGGAAGAGGCAGCCTCTTTTGCTAAGCTAAGCTTGGAAAAATTCAAAGAGAAAGCCGAAGGATTAAAAATTCCGGGATGGAAAACCGGAAAATTCAAGTTGGGAAATCTTGAGAAATACTTCAATGGATCCGATGGTGAAGATTTTGATTCGCATATTATTGCGATTTCAAATCAAAAAGGGGGGGAAGGGAAGACTACGATCAGCTTGTATCTTGCCGAAGCTCTTTCGCAGGATCATAAGGTTTTGCTTGTCGATTGGGACCCGCAAGCAAATGCGACCCAGCTGTTTCTCAAAGAAGATGCTCCTTCCGTTATGGAATGTTTGGGGTACAGAGGCAGAAAGAAAATTTCCATAAAGAATATCATATATAATATTTCGACAAATTTCGATTTGGTTCCTTCCGCACTCGAGCTTGCAAACTTGACAACACCTTATGAAAGAGATGACTTCGAGCTTTTGAAAGAAGCTTTGCTTCCTATTCGTTCCGAATATGAATATATTATCATCGATTGCCCTCCTTCCCTGGGATTGATTTTAGAGAATGCATTATTAAGCGCAGATTTCATATTGGTTCCTATCCAGACCAGGGCATTCAGTTTGCAGGGAATCAAAGACCTTCACGAAACGATAACAAAGATTCAAAAGAAGGCAAATCCCCGCCTAAAGTTATTGGGAGCAATCTTAAATCAATATGAGGGTCAAAAGGCTTTGTCAGGTTTGGCTGAAGGAATAAAGAAATATTTTCCTGTTTTTGAAACTGTCATTTATAGGAGAGAATCGATTCCTCAGGCCCAAGCGAAAATGTCTCTTCTTTCAAAGATTGATAACGCTACTCTAAAGAACTTTAAAGAACTCGCTTCTGAGGTAAAGGGGAGAATTCATGTCGAAAAAAACTGA
- a CDS encoding ParB/RepB/Spo0J family partition protein: protein MSKKTEFQALDLISAYTEKKKHPSSFELAHIFPNPVQPRIIGKEDVEDLVQSMDRLGLLEPILIRKDKNKYWIVAGERRYRAAIKLGWKEIQATVTDADEEICYEMALAENEKRKNLNPWEVGKAIQYLRKEKKKTAEEVSKLLGYTERYVKQLSSIARLDQKTVMEMIISGKPTSVKNLESVLRSKENRGGEIISPTSSKLKITADLSGLTVKARESFHREFNSLKKKYGII, encoded by the coding sequence ATGTCGAAAAAAACTGAATTTCAAGCTTTGGATTTAATCTCGGCTTATACTGAGAAAAAGAAACATCCTTCTTCTTTCGAGCTAGCTCATATTTTTCCCAATCCCGTCCAACCCAGAATTATCGGTAAGGAAGATGTGGAAGATCTCGTCCAATCTATGGATAGACTCGGGTTGCTCGAACCGATTCTGATCCGTAAGGATAAGAATAAATACTGGATTGTTGCAGGAGAAAGAAGATACCGTGCTGCGATCAAGCTGGGGTGGAAAGAAATCCAAGCGACTGTAACGGATGCGGATGAAGAAATCTGTTATGAAATGGCACTTGCTGAAAACGAAAAACGCAAAAACCTCAATCCGTGGGAAGTTGGAAAAGCAATCCAATATTTGAGAAAAGAGAAAAAGAAGACAGCCGAGGAAGTTTCCAAACTTCTCGGTTATACCGAGAGATATGTGAAACAATTGAGTTCCATTGCTAGACTTGATCAGAAGACAGTCATGGAAATGATTATTTCAGGTAAACCGACTTCGGTAAAAAATTTAGAATCTGTTTTGAGAAGTAAAGAGAATAGGGGGGGTGAAATCATTTCACCCACGTCATCTAAGCTCAAGATAACTGCGGATCTTAGTGGACTGACCGTTAAAGCACGGGAAAGTTTTCATCGAGAGTTCAATAGTTTGAAAAAAAAATACGGAATAATATAA
- a CDS encoding DUF1569 domain-containing protein: protein MKTLLKFKQLGDVENELGIILACDRKPKYDLTVFQIFDFMSAQIESSIQSATDSNRAGVFARFIGKYKFAKLLTSGSFTKANQIFGFPQKKESGDEKLAETRLKTAITAFKLHSGPFGFHPVYGDLDKKQWEKLHSILAGFLFGYIALEGDEKIRFFKEKEAKREKFAQEKIESQHKKHREGKEGQNHQHPNRKWKNRKRNNYKGNKNGGKGGAK from the coding sequence ATGAAAACCTTGCTAAAATTTAAACAACTTGGTGATGTTGAAAACGAATTGGGAATCATACTTGCGTGTGATAGAAAACCTAAATATGATTTAACTGTTTTTCAGATTTTTGATTTTATGTCGGCTCAAATAGAATCTTCCATTCAGTCTGCAACTGATTCAAATCGCGCAGGCGTGTTTGCAAGGTTCATCGGTAAATATAAATTTGCGAAACTTCTGACGTCTGGGAGCTTCACAAAAGCAAATCAGATCTTCGGATTTCCTCAGAAGAAAGAATCCGGTGATGAAAAACTCGCGGAGACCAGATTGAAAACTGCAATCACCGCTTTCAAATTGCATTCCGGCCCTTTTGGGTTTCATCCGGTTTACGGTGATTTGGATAAGAAACAATGGGAAAAGCTGCATAGTATTCTAGCCGGTTTTCTTTTCGGATATATTGCACTCGAAGGCGATGAAAAGATCCGATTCTTTAAAGAGAAGGAAGCCAAACGGGAAAAGTTTGCACAAGAGAAAATCGAGAGCCAACATAAGAAACATCGGGAAGGAAAAGAAGGTCAAAACCATCAGCATCCGAATAGAAAGTGGAAGAACAGAAAAAGAAATAACTATAAAGGTAATAAAAACGGTGGGAAAGGCGGAGCTAAATGA
- a CDS encoding NADPH-dependent FMN reductase — protein MKISLISGSQRKKSQSTKVANYCNSLLKQAGVAESLLFDLGENPLPIWNPDMWEKESDIKSLWLEYSKGISDSDGYVVVCPEYNGMASPALKNMFLFFSNTDLAHKPGIIITVSSGLGGAYPNNELRTSSYKNSRIVYIPDHVIVRHVESVLNQDTPESKDDERIRKRLQYSIAVFLEYVKALKSVRESGVIDLKTFAAGF, from the coding sequence ATGAAAATTTCGCTGATTTCGGGAAGCCAAAGAAAAAAATCCCAATCAACTAAAGTAGCCAATTATTGTAATTCACTGTTAAAACAAGCCGGAGTCGCCGAATCATTATTATTCGATCTAGGTGAAAACCCTCTTCCTATTTGGAATCCGGACATGTGGGAGAAGGAATCGGATATTAAAAGCTTATGGCTGGAATACTCTAAAGGAATTTCCGATTCGGACGGATATGTTGTGGTTTGCCCTGAATACAACGGAATGGCAAGCCCGGCTTTGAAAAATATGTTTTTGTTTTTTTCAAATACGGATTTGGCTCACAAGCCGGGGATCATCATTACTGTTTCTTCCGGATTGGGCGGCGCTTATCCTAATAATGAATTGAGAACATCGAGCTATAAAAATTCCAGAATCGTGTACATTCCCGATCATGTGATCGTAAGACATGTTGAATCCGTTTTGAACCAAGATACTCCTGAAAGTAAAGATGATGAGAGAATCAGAAAAAGGCTTCAATATTCGATTGCTGTATTTTTGGAATATGTTAAAGCCTTAAAATCGGTTCGTGAAAGTGGAGTCATCGATTTGAAAACCTTTGCTGCAGGTTTTTGA
- a CDS encoding acyltransferase family protein, with protein sequence MFEWELFGIVLTGFYAFQVLIFKTPFQVPNFINEKARDTRLDQIRGFAMIGIVMIHIHSYFYFFHPNEPNVTNWTLFLSNLSRFSVPVFVFGSSLYLKIKPGYWKTKFTGLVLPYTLASAIGYLIKYKDWALLDFTLKLLTGQVFAPYYFVPLLFQFYILFFILPSFLKEGKWLTITVVLSLFLNFLSNINILNGILPSWYGPISIFNYLGFFGLGLLLKQGSISPKYLPSNRFQIFSISIVLSISVLILGSFSFNGIEMKNHHLFYPIATVIILHSLLSNDKNVFFVRLISFIGKNSLFIFLIHPFVIHTMHSWDPYSFGGPILGYLITLFLNLSIPGLFALIIKNLQQRFSNR encoded by the coding sequence ATGTTTGAATGGGAATTATTCGGAATAGTACTAACTGGTTTTTATGCATTTCAAGTTTTGATTTTCAAAACTCCTTTCCAAGTTCCCAACTTTATCAACGAAAAAGCCAGAGATACCAGACTGGATCAAATCCGCGGATTTGCTATGATAGGAATTGTAATGATCCATATACATTCTTATTTTTATTTCTTTCATCCGAATGAGCCCAATGTTACGAACTGGACTTTATTCTTATCAAACTTAAGTCGTTTCTCAGTTCCTGTCTTTGTATTCGGATCGTCCCTTTATTTGAAGATCAAACCAGGTTACTGGAAAACGAAATTCACCGGCCTCGTCCTACCTTATACGCTCGCATCCGCCATCGGCTATTTAATCAAATACAAAGACTGGGCACTCTTGGATTTCACCCTCAAACTATTAACAGGTCAGGTCTTCGCTCCCTATTATTTTGTTCCCCTACTCTTTCAATTCTATATTCTGTTTTTTATACTTCCTTCGTTTTTAAAAGAAGGAAAATGGTTAACAATAACGGTCGTTTTGTCTTTATTTCTTAACTTTCTATCGAATATCAATATTCTCAACGGGATACTACCTTCTTGGTACGGCCCCATTTCCATTTTCAACTATCTAGGTTTTTTCGGATTGGGACTCCTCCTTAAACAGGGAAGTATCTCTCCGAAATATCTGCCTTCAAACCGATTTCAGATATTTTCGATTTCTATCGTTCTTTCCATTTCCGTACTGATTTTAGGATCATTTAGCTTTAACGGAATCGAAATGAAAAACCACCATCTTTTTTATCCGATCGCAACAGTAATTATCTTACATTCGTTACTTTCAAATGATAAAAATGTATTTTTTGTCAGGTTGATAAGTTTTATCGGCAAAAACAGCCTTTTTATATTCCTAATCCATCCCTTCGTGATTCATACAATGCACTCTTGGGACCCGTATAGTTTCGGCGGACCGATACTCGGTTATTTAATAACTTTATTCCTAAACCTTAGTATACCCGGCTTGTTTGCCCTGATTATCAAAAACCTGCAGCAAAGGTTTTCAAATCGATGA
- a CDS encoding Crp/Fnr family transcriptional regulator has translation MSQISIPSGQRIFKEGEMNNAMYIILKGSVEIFFTVNNSQTRLALMRPGDFFGEMALFSSNPRSATARALTNSELATIESKQQLENFLVKNPKFAAKMVSIMADRLAKTNELLITSMENSVAKKIEFSTNLNGDGSDSESNVTDFDNP, from the coding sequence ATGAGTCAAATTAGCATTCCTTCCGGGCAAAGAATCTTCAAAGAAGGAGAGATGAATAACGCAATGTACATCATCCTTAAGGGGAGTGTTGAAATATTTTTTACCGTCAACAATAGCCAGACGAGACTCGCTCTTATGAGACCTGGTGACTTCTTCGGTGAGATGGCTCTTTTCAGTTCCAATCCTAGAAGTGCTACGGCAAGAGCTCTTACGAATTCCGAGCTTGCAACCATCGAAAGCAAACAACAGCTTGAGAATTTTTTGGTCAAAAATCCGAAATTTGCCGCGAAGATGGTTTCGATTATGGCCGATCGGTTGGCGAAAACAAACGAGTTATTGATCACGAGTATGGAAAATTCAGTCGCTAAGAAAATAGAATTTAGTACGAATTTAAACGGAGACGGATCTGACTCGGAAAGTAACGTTACGGATTTTGATAATCCTTAA
- a CDS encoding HDOD domain-containing protein, whose amino-acid sequence MPLPPLISFQEEFLSGSPIRKEYIHFSEVNCHDLDVWIGRISRTVSLEFLHEILFTILNELLVNACKANAKRVFFKEKGLNIHLETDYSKGIPMFKDAFGHNRKSIFAMLDQSSYQISLEAQNYPNFIEFKVRNNAKILNEEKNRIEIRVQSSGKYKNINDAYKESVDNEESSGLGIVLIHILLRNSGLKNQFFELITTEDYTEVIIRIPKLLIPLEQQNQIRSLLLKEVDGLPPLSPQIQKLIKLSKDKDVDWPKLAAEVQKEPAITAEILKIANAAFFGGHTKVTLVVDALKRIGLKNIESIFLALGARKIMNSRYAKQKSVWAHSFKTSLYSRFLGQSVHDFIKYSEIAPICGLLHDLGRMVLLSLDLSIIQQIRVLRSDEANEISEWVEEFTLGITHSDIGYLIAKKWNFPEEIIDVIRYHHKPWQCKSANLPICKMIYVSDILANTNRGKGNYYTIEPEILENFGIQNETEFRSLLERFKNKFEEHKDEFEELFN is encoded by the coding sequence ATGCCCCTTCCACCCCTCATTTCCTTCCAGGAGGAGTTCCTTTCGGGAAGCCCGATCAGAAAGGAGTATATCCATTTTTCAGAGGTCAATTGCCATGACCTGGACGTATGGATTGGAAGGATTTCCAGAACCGTTTCACTGGAATTTCTGCATGAAATCCTATTTACCATCTTAAACGAGCTCTTGGTCAATGCATGTAAGGCAAATGCAAAGAGAGTGTTCTTCAAAGAAAAAGGCCTGAATATCCATCTGGAGACTGATTATTCCAAAGGGATCCCCATGTTTAAGGATGCATTCGGTCACAATCGAAAAAGTATCTTTGCGATGTTGGACCAGTCTTCTTATCAAATCTCTCTGGAAGCGCAAAATTATCCGAATTTTATAGAATTCAAAGTTCGAAATAACGCAAAAATCCTAAACGAAGAAAAGAACAGGATCGAAATCAGAGTTCAGTCCTCCGGCAAATATAAAAACATAAACGACGCCTACAAAGAATCCGTGGATAACGAAGAAAGTTCCGGACTCGGCATAGTCTTGATTCATATACTTCTACGCAATTCCGGTTTGAAAAATCAATTCTTCGAATTGATAACAACGGAAGATTATACGGAAGTCATCATACGAATTCCAAAACTGTTGATTCCTTTGGAACAACAAAATCAAATTCGTAGCCTACTTCTCAAGGAAGTCGACGGCCTTCCTCCCTTATCTCCTCAAATTCAGAAATTGATCAAACTCTCTAAAGATAAGGACGTGGATTGGCCGAAATTGGCGGCGGAAGTACAGAAGGAACCTGCCATCACTGCGGAAATACTGAAGATTGCAAACGCAGCTTTCTTCGGAGGACATACAAAAGTTACTCTGGTAGTGGATGCACTGAAACGAATCGGTCTCAAGAATATAGAATCCATATTTCTCGCATTAGGTGCCAGAAAAATAATGAATTCCCGTTATGCGAAACAAAAATCCGTTTGGGCCCACTCTTTCAAAACCAGTTTGTATTCGAGATTTTTGGGGCAATCCGTCCATGATTTTATAAAATATTCGGAAATAGCTCCGATCTGCGGCTTATTACATGATTTAGGCAGAATGGTACTGCTTTCCCTGGATCTGTCCATCATTCAGCAAATTCGTGTTTTAAGAAGCGACGAAGCAAACGAAATTTCCGAATGGGTGGAAGAATTTACTCTAGGGATCACCCATTCCGATATTGGTTATCTAATTGCAAAAAAATGGAATTTCCCTGAGGAAATAATCGACGTTATACGGTACCACCACAAACCCTGGCAGTGCAAGTCAGCGAATTTACCCATTTGTAAAATGATCTATGTCAGCGACATTCTTGCAAATACGAATAGGGGCAAAGGGAATTATTATACGATTGAGCCGGAAATACTTGAAAATTTCGGAATTCAGAATGAAACTGAATTCAGATCTCTTCTTGAGCGCTTCAAAAACAAATTTGAGGAACATAAAGACGAATTCGAAGAACTTTTCAATTAG
- a CDS encoding STAS domain-containing protein, which produces MQFSPNLMTSSPYKKVIVVQKRTKYELDLETYGTLTKYKDVAKDNEDVLSRTLESHERQLKSREFLKQKVFPNADFVFREEFDNGLHLGNYDLIVSHGGDNHFTYVAHQTGKLHLIGCNSDPQSSVGALLGFTAEDLEKAVKTRFKDTTVEKWSLIKTTIQYPDGKTVQTVPAICELSIRNNSPDLTSRYWISYENRKEEQKCSGLLVYTGAGSTGWVSSCSPRKFSSFSKHESYFHVYAREIRAKISDKEFSLADFRALNEVEVISEMNGGIAVDSLTERHYPFPPYSKAIFRLSDETLSVVVPVNRGQTMQDLPYEINHTKINGAVIVQIKGRMESGPLDKITQTILDEMNQTDRRFLILDFSELRYISSLGIRMILDVKMSLQKKSKEMALVGVTSSIYQVFHLLGLANAFQFFADREEVLKFLEENSK; this is translated from the coding sequence ATGCAATTTTCACCTAATCTTATGACATCCTCTCCGTATAAAAAGGTCATCGTTGTACAAAAACGTACAAAATACGAGTTAGACTTAGAAACATATGGGACTTTAACTAAGTATAAGGATGTCGCGAAAGACAACGAAGATGTCTTATCCCGTACATTGGAATCTCATGAAAGACAATTGAAATCACGTGAGTTTCTTAAACAAAAAGTATTCCCGAATGCCGACTTTGTTTTCCGGGAAGAATTTGATAATGGCCTGCATCTTGGAAATTACGATCTGATTGTTTCCCATGGAGGAGATAATCACTTCACTTATGTAGCTCATCAGACCGGAAAACTCCACTTAATCGGTTGCAATTCGGATCCACAGTCTTCCGTAGGAGCGCTTCTTGGATTTACGGCGGAAGATTTGGAAAAAGCGGTAAAAACCCGATTCAAAGATACCACCGTTGAAAAATGGTCACTCATCAAAACCACGATCCAGTATCCTGATGGAAAGACTGTGCAAACTGTTCCTGCTATTTGTGAACTTTCCATCCGAAACAACAGCCCTGACCTTACATCCCGATATTGGATTTCCTATGAAAACAGGAAAGAGGAACAAAAATGTTCAGGACTTTTGGTTTATACCGGAGCAGGTTCCACCGGTTGGGTTTCTTCTTGTTCCCCTAGAAAATTTTCCTCTTTCTCAAAACATGAGTCCTATTTTCATGTATATGCCAGAGAGATTCGTGCCAAGATTTCGGACAAAGAGTTTTCCTTGGCAGATTTCCGTGCCTTAAATGAAGTGGAAGTAATATCGGAAATGAACGGTGGAATTGCAGTGGATTCTCTTACCGAGAGACACTATCCTTTCCCTCCATATTCGAAAGCTATATTTAGATTATCCGATGAAACGCTCTCTGTAGTGGTTCCAGTAAATAGAGGACAAACTATGCAAGATTTACCATATGAAATAAATCACACTAAAATCAATGGTGCCGTTATTGTTCAAATCAAAGGAAGAATGGAATCAGGTCCTTTGGACAAGATTACCCAAACCATTTTAGATGAGATGAATCAAACTGACCGAAGATTTTTAATTTTAGATTTTTCCGAGCTTCGTTATATTTCAAGTTTGGGGATTCGAATGATCTTAGATGTAAAAATGAGTCTCCAAAAAAAATCAAAAGAGATGGCGCTTGTAGGCGTTACCAGCTCCATTTATCAAGTTTTTCATTTATTAGGATTAGCAAACGCATTTCAATTTTTCGCTGATCGAGAAGAGGTTCTCAAATTTTTAGAGGAAAACTCTAAGTAA
- a CDS encoding HU family DNA-binding protein gives MATATPTPLKKSELLSELAESTGLTKKAVAAFLDTFVELAYKETKKNGVFVIPGLGKLVKRNRPKRKGRNPATGEAIQIPAKTVVKFNLSKTCKDAVVPPKK, from the coding sequence ATGGCAACTGCAACCCCTACCCCCTTGAAAAAATCTGAATTGCTTAGCGAGCTTGCTGAGTCAACAGGATTAACAAAAAAAGCCGTCGCGGCTTTTCTTGATACATTTGTAGAACTTGCATACAAGGAAACAAAGAAGAACGGGGTATTTGTAATCCCAGGATTGGGTAAACTTGTAAAACGTAATCGTCCAAAAAGAAAGGGAAGAAACCCTGCAACCGGTGAAGCAATTCAAATCCCTGCTAAAACAGTTGTTAAGTTCAATTTATCCAAAACTTGTAAAGACGCAGTCGTTCCTCCAAAGAAATAG
- a CDS encoding VanZ family protein → MNEKKPFPFLPFVDSLFGEKLLQVWIQKGREEKELIHPLVTKFSVEDFYFTPNAIKQSIMVRYPEQIRKYINERDFASLNQLILQIGQGTSDGINKPALDVVFELLEWMITGYDDDQMIVNILVRLFDNGDILNKDFVEKVREEYQKELGA, encoded by the coding sequence ATGAACGAAAAAAAACCGTTTCCTTTTCTTCCGTTCGTTGATTCTCTGTTTGGTGAAAAGCTTCTGCAGGTTTGGATCCAAAAGGGTAGGGAAGAAAAAGAACTTATACATCCGTTAGTTACCAAGTTCTCCGTTGAAGATTTTTACTTTACTCCGAATGCAATCAAACAAAGCATTATGGTCCGTTATCCGGAACAGATTCGAAAATATATCAATGAGAGAGATTTTGCATCTTTAAATCAACTTATCCTGCAAATAGGGCAAGGAACATCCGACGGGATCAATAAGCCCGCGTTAGACGTGGTATTCGAACTACTGGAATGGATGATCACCGGTTATGATGACGATCAGATGATTGTAAACATACTGGTCAGATTGTTTGACAACGGAGATATCCTAAATAAGGACTTTGTAGAGAAAGTAAGGGAAGAGTATCAAAAGGAATTGGGTGCGTGA
- a CDS encoding FAD-binding oxidoreductase, producing the protein MAITRNIYKWGSAEVEHSLPSHTRSFIESQFNVSSDFKAAFPKGVSEIKPLRKSKLSTSAIAKFKKILGAGSFQLDPLDRAKHSIGKFYTEIYNARFGKFEDVAEAVAYPKSEEEVQKLVSLANELKLPIIPFGAGSSVTKALQAPNGGISIDLSKLDKVIEFNAVDSTVTVEAGIKGPVLEAFLNEKGYTCGHFPQSFEFSTVGGWIAAKGAGQASTGYGKMEDILLALTAITPSGKIESKPYPAASIGPDVFKFFLGSEGVFGVITKATLKIRKFDPKNSTKGSFIFKDFQSAVETMREVMQGGFGKPHFFRIQDPEETDISFKMSGVEGSFADKALNFLGYKPNGRSLMHIIVDGDPDYSAFVFKKIKNIAKKRGGFSTGSSPVQKWLDQRYSSAYLRDSLMDEGVRIDTLETAVTWSELYGLWDNTRKYIKSFPNTSCMVHISHAYENGANLYFIFLSPMDVKNEIGSFTSFHKGIIDTIHKNGGSLSHHHGIGRMLAPWMKSEVGESTIQTLTAVKKSLDPKGIMNPGGTLGLK; encoded by the coding sequence ATGGCAATTACGCGAAATATTTATAAATGGGGAAGTGCTGAAGTCGAGCATTCCTTACCATCACATACCAGATCCTTTATCGAATCGCAATTCAATGTAAGTTCCGATTTTAAGGCTGCCTTTCCAAAAGGGGTTTCGGAAATCAAACCTTTGCGGAAATCAAAACTTTCCACAAGCGCGATTGCAAAGTTTAAAAAAATCTTAGGAGCGGGCTCCTTTCAACTTGATCCGTTGGATCGGGCAAAACATTCGATCGGTAAGTTTTATACCGAAATTTATAACGCGCGATTTGGTAAGTTTGAAGATGTTGCGGAAGCAGTTGCTTATCCCAAATCAGAAGAAGAAGTGCAAAAATTGGTTTCACTTGCTAATGAGTTGAAACTTCCGATTATACCCTTCGGTGCGGGCTCCAGTGTAACGAAGGCATTGCAAGCACCTAATGGCGGTATATCGATCGATCTTTCCAAATTGGATAAAGTGATCGAATTCAATGCGGTAGACAGTACTGTTACTGTCGAAGCAGGAATCAAAGGACCCGTTTTGGAAGCTTTTCTGAATGAGAAAGGTTACACATGCGGACATTTCCCCCAATCTTTTGAATTTTCAACCGTAGGTGGTTGGATTGCTGCGAAAGGTGCCGGACAAGCATCCACAGGTTACGGCAAGATGGAAGACATATTGCTTGCGCTAACGGCAATTACACCAAGCGGAAAAATCGAAAGCAAACCTTATCCAGCCGCGTCTATCGGTCCGGATGTGTTTAAATTCTTTTTAGGCAGTGAGGGGGTTTTCGGTGTCATCACAAAGGCTACTTTGAAGATTCGCAAATTTGATCCTAAAAATTCCACCAAAGGTTCATTTATATTCAAAGATTTTCAATCTGCCGTGGAAACAATGAGAGAAGTTATGCAAGGTGGATTCGGCAAACCTCATTTCTTTCGTATTCAAGATCCGGAAGAAACGGATATCTCTTTTAAAATGAGTGGAGTCGAAGGTAGTTTCGCCGACAAAGCTTTGAATTTTCTAGGTTATAAACCAAACGGTCGTTCTTTGATGCATATCATTGTTGACGGTGACCCAGATTATAGTGCATTCGTTTTCAAAAAAATTAAAAACATAGCAAAGAAACGAGGTGGGTTCTCCACAGGATCTTCTCCCGTTCAAAAATGGCTGGATCAGAGATATTCCAGTGCTTATTTGAGAGACTCTCTTATGGATGAAGGAGTTCGGATCGATACTTTGGAGACTGCTGTCACCTGGTCTGAGTTATATGGTCTTTGGGACAATACCAGGAAATATATCAAAAGTTTCCCGAACACTTCCTGTATGGTTCACATCTCTCATGCTTACGAAAATGGAGCTAACCTGTATTTTATTTTTCTAAGTCCGATGGATGTGAAAAATGAAATAGGTTCTTTCACTTCTTTCCACAAAGGAATTATCGATACCATTCATAAAAACGGCGGTTCTCTTTCGCATCATCATGGCATAGGTAGAATGCTGGCGCCTTGGATGAAATCCGAAGTAGGGGAATCCACGATTCAAACTTTGACTGCTGTTAAGAAGTCATTGGATCCTAAAGGAATCATGAATCCGGGTGGTACATTAGGTTTAAAATAG
- a CDS encoding TetR/AcrR family transcriptional regulator codes for MGVSERKKREFERRELNILATAIGLFQINHPSSVKMDDIAKQLEIGRGTIYLHFKSKDDLMARIQYEDYLRLRERLEVALKEPTGLEMARRAVRAYVEHCLGDKNMYLVAKQCGDSMNLNNVSEEMREKLFHERSNRLTVLEKIYKQARAENLINSKGAYPNVAVAWGMIRGAVEVLLDGHFLKEIKSEKSYIETLEHVLFFGLFSPNSNTKGESV; via the coding sequence ATGGGAGTATCCGAACGTAAAAAAAGGGAGTTCGAGAGGAGAGAATTAAATATTCTCGCAACCGCGATCGGACTTTTTCAGATCAATCATCCGTCTTCGGTTAAGATGGATGATATAGCCAAACAACTTGAAATCGGGAGAGGGACCATATATCTCCATTTTAAAAGTAAAGATGATCTGATGGCTAGGATTCAATACGAAGATTATCTTCGTCTTCGGGAAAGATTGGAAGTTGCGTTAAAGGAACCGACCGGGTTGGAAATGGCACGGAGGGCCGTTCGTGCTTACGTAGAACATTGTTTAGGTGATAAAAATATGTATCTTGTTGCAAAACAATGCGGTGATAGTATGAACTTGAATAATGTTTCGGAAGAAATGAGAGAGAAACTATTTCATGAACGTAGCAATCGGCTTACAGTACTCGAAAAAATATATAAGCAGGCAAGGGCGGAAAATCTGATTAATAGCAAAGGCGCTTACCCCAACGTAGCCGTAGCATGGGGAATGATTCGGGGTGCCGTTGAGGTTTTATTAGACGGTCATTTTTTAAAAGAAATCAAAAGTGAAAAATCATATATAGAGACTTTGGAACATGTTTTATTTTTCGGTTTGTTCTCTCCTAATTCAAATACAAAAGGCGAATCCGTATGA